One window from the genome of Actinomycetota bacterium encodes:
- a CDS encoding DUF2752 domain-containing protein produces MLDDAGLVSRSTGVPAFPDTLGKRSLTRESELIGAGFLVLGASFLYPYLKGVVDGVTPGCLFHRLTGLPCLLCGMTRSFAATAHGRWEEAFRMHLLGPPLFLIVAAATSLLVLERMLAARFLPRPGRDAMRKAAWLLLALLALAWVLRLAVFGVNV; encoded by the coding sequence ATGCTGGATGATGCCGGCCTGGTATCGAGGTCAACGGGGGTCCCGGCCTTTCCGGATACACTCGGGAAAAGATCCCTTACGAGGGAGAGCGAGCTCATAGGGGCGGGTTTCCTGGTCCTGGGAGCGTCCTTTCTCTATCCCTACCTCAAAGGGGTGGTGGACGGAGTGACCCCGGGATGTCTTTTCCACCGCTTGACTGGCCTGCCCTGTCTCCTGTGCGGCATGACCCGCAGCTTCGCGGCCACCGCCCACGGGCGCTGGGAGGAAGCCTTCAGGATGCACCTGCTGGGCCCCCCGCTTTTCCTCATCGTGGCCGCGGCGACCTCTCTCCTGGTCCTGGAGAGAATGCTCGCGGCGCGTTTCCTGCCCCGACCGGGGAGAGACGCCATGAGGAAAGCGGCCTGGCTGCTCCTGGCCTTGCTCGCTCTGGCCTGGGTCCTGCGCTTGGCGGTCTTCGGCGTCAACGTCTAG
- a CDS encoding prepilin-type N-terminal cleavage/methylation domain-containing protein — protein sequence MRKPRVLAREDGFSLVELMIVVGIIGVLVGIALVSYEASVNLSKKAACRANLKIIREQLLNYCADHEDYPGSLGELVPNYIENERGIRCPATGEIYHYDPASGEVWCPYHQDL from the coding sequence TTGCGCAAGCCGAGAGTTCTCGCCAGGGAAGACGGATTCTCGCTGGTGGAACTGATGATCGTTGTGGGCATCATCGGCGTCCTGGTGGGGATCGCCCTGGTATCCTACGAAGCATCGGTAAACCTCAGCAAGAAGGCAGCCTGCCGCGCCAACCTCAAGATCATCCGGGAACAGTTGCTCAACTACTGCGCCGACCATGAAGACTACCCGGGTTCCCTCGGCGAGCTGGTCCCGAACTATATCGAGAACGAACGGGGCATCAGGTGCCCCGCCACGGGAGAGATATACCATTACGACCCCGCGAGCGGCGAGGTGTGGTGCCCGTACCATCAGGACCTCTAG